A stretch of the Zonotrichia albicollis isolate bZonAlb1 chromosome 31, bZonAlb1.hap1, whole genome shotgun sequence genome encodes the following:
- the LOC141725833 gene encoding uncharacterized protein LOC141725833 isoform X2: MESREDKCPRQNLVEEAVLSGSTAQEANGEEKPRRCRTRRGYKRNQRGSEEERASLGREGGRRQSQSSELLLREQLHGGEKPHTCEECGKSFRWNSNLIRHQRIHTGERPYECGECGKSFSRSFSLIRHQRIHTGERPYECGECGMCFSRSSNLISHQRTHTGDRPYECSKCGKRFPTSSCLLRHYRIHREERPFQCPDCGKGFKHNCNLIAHRRIHTGERLYECDKCRKRFQTSSHLLRHYPIHTEERPFRCPDCGKGFKYNSTLITHRRIHTGERPYECPQCGKSFSSSSDLTRHQRRRH, encoded by the coding sequence atggagagcagggaggacaaatgcccgcggcagaacctggtggaagaggccgttttgagcggctccacggcacaggaagccaacggggaggaaaagccccggagatgccgcacgaggaggggctaCAAACGCAACCAGCGGggatctgaggaggaaagagccagcctgggccgggaaggcggccggagacagagccagagctcggagctgttgctccgtgagcagctccatggtggggagaagccccacacgtgcgaggagtgtgggaagagcttcaggtggaactccaacctgatcaggcaccagaggatccacactggggaacggccctacgagtgtggggagtgtgggaagagcttcagccggAGCTTCAGcctgatcaggcaccagaggattcacactggagagaggccctacgagtgcgGGGAGTGTGGGATGTGCTTCAGCCGGAGCTCTaacctgatcagccaccagaggacccacactggggacaggccGTATGAGTGttccaagtgtgggaagaggtttccaACCAGCTCCTGTCTCCTCCGGCACTATCggattcacagagaggagaggcccttccaatgccccgactgcgggaagggattcaagcacaactgCAACCTCATcgcccaccggcgcatccacacaggggagaggctctatgagtgtgataaatgcaggaagaggtttcagaccagctcccatctcctccggCACTATccgattcacacagaggagaggcccttccgctgccccgactgcgggaagggattcaagtacaactccaccctcatcacccaccggcgcatccacactggggagaggccctacgagtgtccccagtgtgggaagagcttctccagcagctctgactTGACCCGACACCAACGGAGGcgccactaa